The following are encoded together in the Vigna angularis cultivar LongXiaoDou No.4 chromosome 9, ASM1680809v1, whole genome shotgun sequence genome:
- the LOC108347103 gene encoding putative disease resistance RPP13-like protein 1, producing MALSVVGGALLSAFIEVVFDKLASPELVNFIRWKKPDKLLQKMRSQLLVVKVVLDDAEKRQITDSNVKEWLDLLNDVVYEVDDLLEVSTKAATQKEVTNSFSHLFNRKKIFSISKLEDILGRLDDILRQKQNLDLKDIPVENNQPWKPQPTSLEDRYHIYGRYEDKETIMKLVLEDSSDGEEVSVIPIVGMGGVGKTTLARSVYNDGKLKQIFDLKAWVCVSDIFDIVKVTKTMIEEIIQKPCKLNDLNSIQLDLWDKLRGKRFLIVLDDVWMEDCDSWSSLTKPFLSGIRGSKVLMTTRNENVAAVVPFHSVKVYHLNKLSNEDCWLVFANHAFPVSRGSGNRGTLEKIGKEIVKKCNGLPLAAQSLGGMLRRKHAIRDWNNVLESDIWELPESQCKIIPALRISYNYLPPHLKRCFVYCSLYPKDYKIQKDELILLWMAEDLVKEPKKEKTLEQVGKEYFDELVSRSLFQSSSHRTSGNCFLMHDLMHDLATFLGGEFYFRADELSKGTKINRKTRHLSFTRFSDPVSDIEIFETVKFSRTFLPINYKDSPFNNEKAPRIIGSMLKYLRVLSFRDFQSVLALPDSIGELIHLRYLNLSYTGIATLPESLCNLYNLQTLKLYCCSELTKLPGAMQNLVNLRHLEILNTSIKEMPKAMRKLNQMQNLDFYIAGKHIENSIKELRGLPNLHGSFCIQKLENVTQGEEALEARLMDKKHINDLSLEWSIRNDNSTNFQIELDVLSNLQPHQDLKSLSISGYKGTRFPEWMENCSYYCMTILSLHNCNNCSKLPSLGQLLSLRRLHISNMISVKTIDAGFYKKNDCSSVTPFPSLESLYIYNMPCWEAWVAFDSEAFLVLKDLYIQNCPKLKGDLPDHLPALQTLAIRNCELLVSSVPGTPTLRTLEISESNKVAFHSFPLLVERIEIEGSPVVESMMEAITNIQPTCLHHLSIKDCSSDISFPGDHLPISLKTLIISGLNKLKFPMQHKHELLESLSVNSSCDSLTSLPLVSFPNLIRLQITNCENMESLSVLGSDSFKSLSSFEIGRCPNFVSFSGEALSAPNLTRFIVYDCDKLKSLPNQMCTLLPKMEYLSISNCQQLESFPEGGMPPNLRIVEINNCEKLLSGQQWVSKDIFTYLKVWGPCDGINSFPKEGLLPPSLTSLQLFGFSSLETLECKGLLHLTSLRELHIQSCKKLANIVGERLPISLIKLSINRCPLLQKRCHIKDRKIWPKISHVRGINIDGRWIQ from the coding sequence ATGGCATTATCTGTTGTAGGTGGTGCACTCCTTTCTGCTTTCATTGAGGTTGTATTTGACAAATTAGCTTCCCCTGAGCTTGTAAACTTCATCCGTTGGAAGAAGCCTGACAAGTTGCTTCAAAAGATGAGGAGCCAGCTGCTAGTGGTTAAAGTTGTGCTTGATGATGCTGAGAAGAGGCAAATCACAGACTCCAATGTCAAAGAGTGGCTCGATCTTCTCAATGATGTTGTGTACGAGGTTGATGACTTACTTGAAGTTTCTACGAAAGCTGCTACTCAAAAGGAGGTAACCAATTCCTTTTCACATCTTTTCAACAGAAAGAAAATTTTTAGTATTAGTAAGTTGGAAGACATACTGGGAAGATTAGATGACATTTTGAGACAAAAGCAGAATCTTGATTTGAAAGATATTCCTGTGGAGAACAACCAGCCATGGAAACCTCAGCCAACATCTCTGGAAGATAGATATCATATATACGGTAGGTATGAAGACAAGGAAACCATTATGAAGTTGGTGTTAGAAGATAGCAGTGATGGTGAAGAAGTGTCTGTGATCCCTATAGTTGGCATGGGTGGGGTTGGAAAAACCACTTTGGCCCGATCTGTGTACAACGATGGCAAATTGAAGCAGATATTTGATTTAAAGGCATGGGTTTGTGTTTCTGATATATTTGATATTGTGAAGGTCACAAAAACTATGATAGAGGAAATTATTCAAAAGCCTTGTAAATTGAATGATCTAAACTCAATTCAACTTGACTTGTGGGACAAACTGAGGGGTAAAAGATTCTTGATTGTATTGGATGATGTTTGGATGGAGGATTGTGATAGTTGGAGTAGTCTTACGAAGCCATTTCTAAGTGGGATTAGGGGAAGCAAAGTTCTCATGACAACCCGCAATGAAAATGTAGCGGCTGTAGTCCCTTTTCATAGTGTTAAAGTGTATCATCTAAACAAATTGTCAAATGAAGATTGTTGGTTGGTGTTTGCAAACCATGCATTTCCTGTCTCAAGAGGCAGTGGGAACAGAGGAACTCTAGAAAAGATTGGAAAAGAGATTGTTAAAAAGTGTAATGGATTGCCTTTAGCAGCACAGTCACTTGGAGGAATGTTGAGAAGAAAACACGCTATTAGGGATTGGAATAATGTACTTGAAAGTGACATTTGGGAACTTCCTGAAAGTCAGTGTAAAATTATTCCAGCACTTAGAATTAGTTATAATTATCTTCCTCCACATTTAAAACGGTGTTTTGTTTATTGTTCATTGTATCCCAAAGATTACAAAATTCAAAAGGATGAACTGATCCTGTTGTGGATGGCTGAAGATCTTGTAAAAGaaccaaaaaaagaaaagacttTAGAACAAGTTGGCAAGGAGTATTTTGACGAATTGGTTTCAAGATCGCTTTTCCAAAGTTCAAGTCATCGGACTTCAGGTAATTGTTTTCTGATGCATGACCTCATGCACGATCTAGCAACTTTCCTTGGCGGGGAATTCTATTTCAGAGCAGATGAACTTAGTAAAGGAACCAAAATTAACAGAAAGACTCGTCATTTGTCTTTTACAAGATTCAGTGACCCAGTCTCGgatattgaaatttttgaaacagTTAAATTTTCAAGAACTTTCTTGCCGATCAATTATAAAGATTCTCCATTCAACAATGAAAAGGCACCACGTATTATAGGGTCGATGCTCAAGTACTTGAGAGTTTTATCATTTCGTGACTTCCAAAGTGTGCTTGCTCTGCCTGATTCAATAGGTGAATTGATCCATTTGCGTTATTTAAATCTCTCTTATACAGGTATAGCAACACTGCCGGAGTCATTGTGTAATCTATACAATCTACAGACTTTGAAGTTGTATTGTTGCTCTGAGCTGACTAAGTTGCCTGGTGCCATGCAAAATCTTGTAAACTTGCGTCATCTTGAAATTCTTAATACTTCCATAAAGGAGATGCCTAAAGCAATGAGGAAACTAAATCAAATGCAGAATTTGGATTTCTATATTGCCGGTAAGCATATAGAGAATAGCATCAAAGAACTGAGAGGACTTCCAAATCTCCATGGTTCCTTTTGTATTCAGAAACTAGAGAATGTTACTCAAGGTGAAGAAGCATTAGAGGCCAGGTTAATGGATAAGAAGCACATAAACGACTTATCCTTGGAATGGTCTATACGTAACGACAATAGCACCAACTTCCAAATTGAATTAGATGTACTCAGCAACTTACAACCTCACCAAGACCTGAAATCACTTTCAATAAGCGGCTATAAAGGAACAAGATTTCCAGAATGGATGGAGAATTGTTCATACTATTGCATGACAATTCTAAGTTTACATAATTGTAACAACTGTTCCAAGCTTCCTTCACTTGGGCAACTACTGTCTCTCAGGCGCTTACATATTTCGAACATGATTTCGGTGAAAACTATTGATGCGGGCTTTTATAAGAAGAATGATTGTTCATCTGTGACGCCCTTTCCATCCCTTGAATCTCTATACATTTATAATATGCCTTGTTGGGAGGCGTGGGTTGCCTTTGATTCAGAAGCTTTTCTTGTGCTCAAGGATCTTTATATACAAAACTGCCCCAAACTAAAGGGAGATTTGCCTGATCACCTTCCTGCTTTGCAAACACTCGCGATTAGAAATTGCGAGCTTCTTGTCTCTTCTGTTCCAGGGACTCCCACCCTTCGAACATTAGAGATAAGTGAAAGCAACAAAGTAGCATTTCATTCTTTTCCTCTTTTGGTAGAACGTATAGAGATAGAAGGAAGCCCAGTGGTAGAGTCCATGATGGAGGCCATCACTAACATTCAACCTACTTGCCTCCATCATTTGTCAATTAAGGATTGTTCGTCAGACATATCTTTTCCAGGTGATCATCTTCCTATATCGCTGAAAACTCTGATTATCAGTGGATTAAACAAACTCAAATTCCCAATGCAACACAAACATGAATTACTGGAATCACTATCAGTAAATAGTAGTTGTGATTCACTAACGTCTCTCCCACTAGTTAGCTTTCCAAATCTCATACGTCTGCAAATCACAAACTGTGAAAATATGGAATCACTTTCAGTCTTAGGGTCAGATTCATTTAAGAGTTTGAGTTCTTTTGAGATTGGCCGTTGCCCCAACTTTGTGTCATTCTCGGGAGAAGCATTGTCTGCACCCAATTTGACTCGTTTCATTGTTTATGACTGTGATAAGCTGAAGTCGTTGCCCAATCAGATGTGTACTCTTCTCCCAAAGATGGAATATCTTAGCATATCAAACTGCCAACAACTTGAGTCATTTCCTGAAGGGGGTATGCCACCTAACTTGAGAATAGTAGAGATCAACAATTGTGAGAAACTACTGAGCGGCCAACAATGGGTATCCAAGGACATCTTTACCTATCTCAAAGTCTGGGGTCCATGTGATGGCATCAACTCCTTCCCAAAGGAGGGTTTGTTGCCTCCCTCCCTCACGTCTTTGCAGCTATTTGGTTTTTCAAGTCTGGAGACGTTGGAGTGCAAGGGCCTTCTCCATCTCACATCGCTACGAGAATTGCACATTCAAAGTTGTAAAAAGCTGGCGAATATCGTGGGAGAAAGGCTGCCCATCTCTCTAATAAAATTAAGCATTAACAGATGTCCCTTGCTGCAGAAACGATGCCACATAAAGGATCGTAAAATTTGGCCTAAAATCAGCCATGTCCGTGGGATAAACATTGACGGTAGATGGATTCAGTGA